One Oharaeibacter diazotrophicus DNA segment encodes these proteins:
- a CDS encoding caspase family protein produces MRGRILLLAAALAAAAAPASAATRALLIGVDAYRSAPTLAGAVNDVRDVADVLARRGVETRTLLDGAATRAAVIAAFRDLVAEGAPGDLLYLHFSGHGISIPDRDGDEADGRDESYLLQGFDEAAHPDEQLVDDDLDALFRIAEAKGQQVLFVADACHSGSPSRAVGAGALPTRLYRPKTDPTRPPPIPAPTLPDGAAAGVLAVGATLDDQVVPELMIDGAPRGALSYATARALDGAADLDGDGTVSAGEFELYVRQTVRNLAASKQTPQFAFSDATRRIVAVAKDGSRKPMEAASAPAVAPAALPPIAVHVLPGAETAAVTAMLAREGGVALVDAPERAALLLDPDAGTALNAVRDVVATGARPLRDFPLVVEAARALDGIARLALDGPLAVEFSPDDRVQPQGTEIVFRVRDPALPYLTVFDLTATGSVHMLWPLGPADADPWPTDRGFRLAGAVTPPFGADTLVVVATAEKPETLRAALAGAGAGVRPATVFAALTRDVAGRPHRIGIQAFFTAEKRS; encoded by the coding sequence ATGAGAGGCCGCATCCTGCTCCTCGCCGCCGCGCTTGCCGCGGCCGCCGCGCCGGCCTCGGCCGCGACCCGGGCGCTGCTGATCGGCGTCGACGCCTACCGCTCGGCGCCGACGCTGGCCGGTGCCGTCAACGACGTCCGCGACGTCGCCGACGTGCTCGCCCGCCGGGGCGTCGAGACACGGACGCTGCTCGACGGCGCGGCGACGCGGGCGGCGGTGATCGCCGCCTTCCGCGACCTCGTGGCGGAGGGCGCGCCCGGCGATCTCCTCTACCTCCATTTCTCTGGTCACGGCATCTCGATCCCCGACCGCGACGGCGACGAGGCCGACGGACGCGACGAATCCTATCTGCTCCAGGGCTTCGACGAGGCCGCGCATCCGGACGAGCAGCTGGTCGACGACGACCTCGACGCCCTGTTCCGGATTGCCGAGGCGAAGGGCCAGCAGGTGCTGTTCGTCGCCGACGCCTGCCATTCCGGCAGCCCGTCGCGCGCCGTCGGCGCCGGGGCGCTGCCGACGCGGCTCTACCGGCCGAAGACCGACCCGACCCGGCCGCCGCCGATCCCGGCCCCGACGCTCCCCGATGGTGCCGCCGCCGGCGTGCTCGCGGTCGGGGCGACGCTCGACGACCAAGTGGTGCCCGAGCTGATGATCGACGGCGCCCCGCGCGGCGCCCTGTCCTACGCCACCGCCCGCGCGCTCGACGGTGCCGCCGATCTCGACGGCGACGGAACGGTTTCCGCCGGCGAGTTCGAGCTCTACGTGCGCCAGACCGTGCGCAACCTCGCCGCCTCCAAGCAGACGCCGCAGTTCGCCTTCTCCGACGCGACGCGGCGGATCGTGGCGGTCGCCAAGGACGGCTCGCGCAAGCCGATGGAGGCCGCGTCCGCGCCCGCCGTCGCGCCGGCCGCGCTGCCGCCGATCGCCGTCCACGTGCTGCCCGGCGCCGAGACCGCGGCGGTGACGGCGATGCTCGCACGAGAGGGCGGCGTCGCGCTGGTCGACGCGCCCGAGCGGGCGGCGCTGCTGCTCGACCCCGACGCCGGCACGGCCCTCAACGCCGTGCGCGACGTCGTCGCCACCGGCGCGCGGCCGCTGCGCGACTTCCCGCTGGTGGTCGAGGCCGCCCGCGCGCTCGACGGCATCGCCCGCCTCGCGCTCGACGGCCCGCTCGCGGTCGAGTTCTCGCCCGACGACCGGGTGCAGCCGCAGGGCACCGAGATCGTGTTCCGCGTCCGCGACCCGGCGCTGCCCTATCTCACCGTGTTCGACCTCACCGCCACCGGCTCGGTGCACATGCTCTGGCCGCTCGGCCCCGCCGACGCCGACCCTTGGCCGACCGACCGCGGGTTCCGGCTCGCCGGCGCGGTGACGCCGCCCTTCGGCGCCGACACGCTGGTCGTGGTGGCGACCGCCGAGAAGCCGGAGACGCTGCGCGCCGCGCTCGCCGGCGCCGGTGCGGGCGTCCGGCCGGCCACCGTGTTCGCGGCGCTGACGCGTGATGTCGCGGGCCGGCCGCACCGCATCGGGATCCAGGCGTTCTTCACCGCGGAGAAGCGATCGTGA
- a CDS encoding asparagine synthetase B family protein, which translates to MSDFAGLWRLDGRPVDDHDVSRLARGLEARGIGPARVWREGSFALVHRQHVFTPEDERERLPLAGPSGGVLVADVRLDFRSELAAALGFADEEAARPDGALVLGALERWGEAGVSRLYGDFALAFWQPGERRLVLARDPLRDRSLFVHRGAALIAFATRMRPLLALPDIPRDIDENAVADRLILNTADPEQTLYPAIRRVPQGHVFTVTAEHTAKRRWWTMPQPGGLRFPGHEATVAAAEAVIDRALASGVRAVGPVGTCLTGGMDSATVTLFARRHLPPERLIALTRVPGGPTAPDDASHYHDESPRAGAFAAGQPGLNWHAVGDDGLDWGEADRRRWFLETGVVADNRINGAWFLPLARFMAARGGRVILTGGGGNFFYSYDGGLVELALLRQGRIGALLRLLAGRARNYRPGLLALVKSRMLAPCEPRRMRAWRKGWDAPWSHLSALNPTFAVETKLLDRLDLSRYRSRSGPPRPSAHATRLWFHGDETIGDWSVAYRALTGIEWRAPLAGREVIEFFAALPQEAFVRDGRGRAIARSILAGHRPEEIVRDRRSGRQLGDWFAILTAERPRMLAALERLKASRSAGRVVDLARLERLLNDWPADAAAAEARRGEYHFVLTRGLETAEFLAWHDRSNT; encoded by the coding sequence TTGAGTGATTTCGCAGGCCTGTGGCGGCTGGACGGCAGACCCGTCGACGACCACGACGTATCCCGGCTGGCCCGGGGGCTGGAAGCGCGCGGCATCGGTCCGGCGCGGGTGTGGCGGGAAGGTTCCTTCGCGCTGGTGCATCGCCAGCACGTCTTCACCCCGGAAGACGAACGCGAGCGCCTGCCGCTCGCCGGCCCGTCGGGCGGCGTGCTGGTCGCCGACGTTCGGCTCGACTTCCGGAGCGAGCTCGCGGCCGCTCTCGGCTTCGCCGACGAAGAGGCGGCGCGTCCCGACGGGGCGCTCGTCCTCGGGGCGCTGGAGCGCTGGGGCGAGGCGGGGGTGTCGCGTCTCTACGGGGATTTCGCCCTCGCCTTCTGGCAACCCGGAGAGCGTCGGTTGGTCCTGGCGCGCGATCCGTTGCGGGACCGCAGCCTCTTCGTCCACCGCGGCGCGGCGCTGATCGCCTTCGCGACGCGGATGCGCCCGCTCCTGGCCCTGCCCGACATTCCGCGCGACATCGACGAGAACGCGGTCGCCGACCGCCTGATCCTCAACACCGCCGATCCAGAGCAGACCCTCTATCCCGCGATCCGACGCGTGCCCCAGGGTCACGTGTTCACGGTGACGGCAGAGCACACCGCGAAGCGGCGGTGGTGGACGATGCCGCAGCCCGGCGGCCTGCGCTTCCCCGGCCACGAGGCTACCGTGGCCGCCGCCGAGGCGGTGATCGACCGTGCCCTGGCGTCGGGGGTGCGGGCGGTGGGACCGGTCGGGACGTGCCTTACCGGCGGCATGGACAGCGCGACGGTCACCCTCTTCGCGCGCCGCCATCTGCCCCCCGAGCGGTTGATCGCCCTCACCCGGGTTCCGGGCGGCCCGACCGCGCCCGACGACGCCTCGCACTATCACGACGAGAGCCCGCGCGCCGGCGCCTTCGCCGCCGGCCAACCCGGGCTGAACTGGCACGCGGTGGGCGACGACGGCCTGGACTGGGGCGAGGCGGATCGCCGACGCTGGTTCCTGGAAACCGGCGTCGTCGCCGACAACCGGATCAACGGCGCCTGGTTCCTGCCGCTGGCCCGCTTCATGGCCGCTCGCGGCGGACGGGTGATCCTGACCGGCGGTGGCGGCAATTTCTTCTACAGCTACGACGGCGGCCTCGTCGAACTCGCCCTCTTGCGCCAGGGCCGGATCGGGGCGCTGCTGCGGCTGCTCGCCGGGCGTGCCCGGAACTATCGGCCGGGACTGCTCGCCCTCGTGAAAAGTCGGATGCTGGCGCCCTGCGAGCCGCGCCGGATGCGGGCCTGGCGCAAGGGATGGGACGCGCCGTGGAGCCATCTCTCCGCCCTCAACCCCACGTTCGCGGTGGAGACGAAGTTGCTGGACCGCCTCGACCTGTCACGCTACCGGAGCCGCTCCGGACCGCCGCGTCCGTCGGCGCACGCCACGCGGCTGTGGTTCCACGGCGACGAGACGATCGGCGACTGGTCCGTGGCCTATCGCGCCCTCACCGGCATCGAATGGCGCGCTCCGCTCGCCGGACGCGAGGTGATCGAGTTCTTCGCGGCCCTGCCGCAGGAGGCCTTCGTGCGCGACGGCCGGGGACGGGCGATCGCCAGGTCCATTCTCGCCGGGCACCGGCCGGAGGAGATCGTGCGGGACCGGCGCAGCGGCCGGCAGCTCGGCGACTGGTTCGCGATCCTGACCGCCGAGCGCCCTCGGATGCTCGCCGCGCTGGAGCGTCTCAAGGCGTCGCGCAGCGCCGGTCGCGTCGTCGATCTCGCGCGCCTGGAACGGCTGCTGAACGATTGGCCGGCCGATGCAGCCGCCGCCGAAGCCCGCCGTGGGGAGTATCACTTCGTGCTGACCCGCGGGCTCGAGACCGCCGAATTCCTCGCGTGGCACGACCGCTCCAACACCTGA
- a CDS encoding porin, which yields MNMKSILLGTAAGLMVASAAQAADLPGEPTPAAVDYVKVCDAFGTGFFYIPGTETCLKFDGRVRVQAGTGIQYASSDNVVRLNTDARFGVDVRSATELGTLRTYVRIATTPSSGALFDRAFIQLGYLTVGKAANFYDSFGGLAGSAIADRNWGGDDYTQITLLADNLGGGFYAGIQAHATAPVLLRQEFDFDDKKGAADFPDVEAIIGIADQPWGSAALAAWYSNQPGDDFFSVKGGVSFKATDALTVNATAIYLDNVGIGGFNADSIQIGLGAEYAVSDAVSVYGLGQYSFNDLDGGPNADSWGVTLGATYTIVSGLVATAEVAYDDGENNIVADNDFSGVLRLTREW from the coding sequence ATGAACATGAAGAGCATCCTGCTCGGCACCGCCGCCGGCCTGATGGTCGCTTCCGCCGCCCAGGCTGCGGACCTGCCGGGCGAGCCGACGCCGGCCGCCGTGGACTACGTCAAGGTCTGCGACGCCTTCGGCACCGGCTTCTTCTACATCCCGGGCACCGAGACCTGCCTGAAGTTCGACGGCCGCGTGCGCGTCCAGGCCGGCACGGGCATCCAGTACGCCAGCAGCGACAACGTGGTGCGTCTGAACACCGACGCCCGCTTCGGTGTCGACGTCCGCTCGGCCACCGAGCTCGGCACCCTGCGCACCTACGTCCGCATCGCGACGACCCCGAGCAGCGGCGCCCTGTTCGACCGCGCCTTCATCCAGCTCGGTTACCTGACCGTCGGTAAGGCCGCGAACTTCTACGACTCGTTCGGTGGCCTCGCCGGCAGCGCGATCGCCGATCGCAACTGGGGTGGCGACGACTACACCCAGATCACCCTGCTGGCCGACAACCTCGGCGGCGGCTTCTACGCCGGTATCCAGGCGCACGCCACCGCTCCGGTCTTGCTGCGTCAGGAGTTCGACTTCGACGACAAGAAGGGCGCTGCGGACTTCCCGGACGTCGAGGCGATCATCGGCATCGCCGATCAGCCGTGGGGCAGCGCCGCCCTGGCCGCTTGGTACAGCAACCAGCCGGGCGACGACTTCTTCTCGGTCAAGGGTGGTGTTTCGTTCAAGGCGACCGACGCCCTGACCGTCAACGCGACCGCGATCTACCTCGACAACGTCGGTATCGGTGGCTTCAACGCCGACTCGATCCAGATCGGCCTCGGTGCCGAGTACGCGGTGTCGGATGCCGTCAGCGTGTACGGCCTCGGCCAGTACTCGTTCAACGACCTCGACGGCGGCCCGAACGCCGACTCGTGGGGCGTGACCCTCGGCGCGACCTACACCATCGTCAGCGGCCTCGTGGCCACTGCCGAAGTCGCGTACGACGACGGCGAGAACAACATCGTCGCCGACAACGACTTCTCGGGCGTCCTGCGCCTGACCCGCGAGTGGTAA
- a CDS encoding sulfotransferase domain-containing protein has product MAGLFWIASHPKSGNTWMRCLIDSLGRGGLPPDLEGLHHRCPAAADPHWLEAVTDVPTADLGPTELSALRLSAYRALVGGGSWARRAAPAVRHVKVHDRYDPADFPPDVTAGAVYVVRDPRAVASSWAAHSGTTAATIVARMGRPDPGRHAMPSPRKPTVPERVGSWSEHVLSWLDEFPAPRLVVRYEDLLADPLAVTGRLAGFLGLPDEPALVSAAVGACRFDALRRIEDATEFPERPPTAERFFRRGRADGWTTELTEAEAARIVADHGAVMARLGYL; this is encoded by the coding sequence GTGGCCGGACTGTTCTGGATCGCTTCCCACCCTAAGTCCGGCAACACCTGGATGCGCTGTCTGATCGACAGTCTCGGCCGCGGCGGGCTTCCACCCGACCTGGAAGGCCTGCACCACCGCTGTCCCGCGGCGGCGGACCCGCACTGGCTCGAGGCGGTGACGGACGTCCCGACGGCCGATCTCGGCCCGACGGAACTGTCGGCGCTGCGCCTGTCCGCCTACCGCGCACTCGTCGGTGGCGGGTCGTGGGCCCGACGGGCGGCTCCGGCGGTGCGCCACGTCAAGGTCCACGACCGCTACGACCCCGCGGACTTCCCGCCGGACGTGACCGCCGGCGCGGTCTACGTCGTGCGCGATCCCCGCGCCGTGGCGTCGTCGTGGGCGGCCCACTCCGGCACGACGGCCGCCACGATCGTCGCCCGCATGGGCCGGCCCGATCCGGGTCGGCACGCGATGCCCTCCCCTCGTAAACCGACCGTCCCCGAGCGGGTCGGGAGCTGGTCGGAACACGTCCTGTCCTGGCTCGACGAATTCCCGGCGCCACGCCTCGTGGTGCGCTACGAGGACCTCCTCGCCGATCCGCTCGCGGTGACGGGCCGCCTCGCGGGCTTCCTCGGCCTGCCGGACGAGCCCGCACTCGTTTCGGCCGCCGTCGGCGCATGCCGCTTCGACGCGCTCCGGCGGATCGAGGACGCGACGGAGTTCCCCGAACGCCCTCCGACCGCCGAGCGCTTCTTCCGTCGCGGCCGCGCGGACGGCTGGACGACGGAGTTGACCGAGGCCGAGGCCGCCCGGATCGTCGCCGACCACGGCGCGGTCATGGCCCGGCTGGGCTATCTCTGA
- a CDS encoding caspase family protein, which yields MTSRTAFAATLALALALSTGTAAASDRALIVGIDLYPHVLVNGAPNQRNLSGAVNDARRMRDLAVDVFGYAPADVTFLSDLDATRDGILGAIRHELVERTKPGDRVLIYYAGHGAQVADDSGDEADDGLDEVLVPSDAAAELGAAEPQLDGVILDDEIEVALAGLAGRDVTVIVDACHSGTITRTAAAEAAGAYRPVRTLTPFGPAVLAPRMREMAAGARAARAKLPAAGARAIAGGPKLAVWTAVTSAQYALEDMSVGGSAGLFTSRFVRGLSDLAADANGNGVVTPAELIDYLRVETQLYCGRYDCLGQDPLPMLEAFDGYAGRSLVRRIGGETAVMADAGPGAAPAGATVVRHTGTAATDAATAVPSDLMPARGAPVAVAFEGGRPGRVGEPLAIRVTSPRAGRLVVLDRRDDGSVVQLYPNRFSLDFGEAGLVAAGATIRIPEEGAAFDLVADEPGAGTLTAFVVDPAVDVTALLAAHADLAPIADPAAYADALSSASTRAIVFKQMPGPTSDRRIEGATVSRGDLAYSVER from the coding sequence GTGACCAGCCGGACCGCCTTCGCCGCCACCCTCGCGCTCGCGCTCGCGCTTTCGACCGGCACCGCCGCGGCGTCCGACCGGGCGCTGATCGTTGGCATCGACCTCTATCCGCACGTGCTGGTCAACGGCGCGCCGAACCAGCGCAACCTTTCCGGCGCGGTCAACGACGCCCGGAGGATGCGCGACCTCGCGGTCGACGTGTTCGGTTACGCGCCCGCCGACGTCACCTTCCTGTCGGACCTCGACGCCACCCGGGACGGCATCCTCGGAGCGATCCGCCACGAGCTGGTCGAGCGGACCAAGCCCGGCGACCGGGTGCTGATCTACTACGCCGGCCACGGCGCCCAGGTCGCCGACGACAGTGGCGACGAGGCCGACGACGGGCTCGACGAGGTGCTGGTGCCCTCCGACGCCGCGGCCGAACTCGGCGCCGCCGAGCCGCAGCTCGACGGCGTCATCCTCGACGACGAGATCGAGGTGGCGCTCGCCGGCCTCGCCGGCCGCGACGTCACCGTGATCGTCGACGCCTGCCATTCGGGCACCATCACCCGGACGGCGGCGGCCGAAGCGGCCGGCGCCTATCGGCCGGTGCGCACGCTCACCCCCTTCGGCCCGGCCGTGCTGGCGCCGCGGATGCGCGAGATGGCCGCGGGCGCCAGGGCGGCGCGGGCGAAGCTGCCGGCGGCCGGCGCCCGGGCGATCGCCGGCGGCCCGAAGCTCGCGGTCTGGACGGCCGTCACCTCGGCGCAATACGCGCTCGAGGACATGAGCGTCGGCGGTTCGGCCGGCCTCTTCACCAGCCGCTTCGTCCGCGGCCTTTCCGACCTCGCCGCCGACGCCAACGGCAACGGCGTCGTCACGCCGGCCGAGCTGATCGACTATCTGCGCGTCGAGACCCAGCTCTACTGCGGCCGCTACGACTGCCTCGGCCAGGATCCGCTGCCGATGCTGGAGGCCTTCGACGGCTACGCCGGCCGGTCGCTGGTCCGCCGGATCGGCGGCGAGACCGCGGTGATGGCCGACGCCGGCCCGGGCGCGGCGCCCGCCGGCGCCACGGTGGTCCGCCACACCGGCACCGCCGCCACCGACGCGGCGACCGCCGTGCCGTCCGACCTGATGCCCGCCCGCGGCGCGCCGGTCGCCGTCGCCTTCGAGGGCGGCCGGCCGGGCCGCGTCGGCGAGCCGCTGGCGATCCGCGTGACCTCGCCGCGCGCCGGCCGCCTCGTCGTGCTCGACCGCCGCGACGACGGCTCGGTGGTGCAGCTCTACCCGAACCGGTTCTCGCTCGATTTCGGCGAGGCCGGTCTGGTCGCCGCCGGCGCGACGATCCGGATCCCGGAAGAGGGCGCCGCCTTCGACCTCGTCGCCGACGAGCCGGGCGCGGGCACGCTGACCGCCTTCGTGGTCGACCCCGCCGTCGACGTCACGGCCCTGCTCGCCGCCCACGCCGACCTCGCCCCGATCGCCGACCCGGCCGCCTACGCCGACGCGCTGTCGAGCGCCTCGACCCGGGCGATCGTGTTCAAGCAGATGCCCGGCCCCACCTCCGACCGCCGCATCGAGGGCGCGACGGTCTCGCGCGGCGACCTCGCCTACAGCGTGGAGCGGTGA